A stretch of DNA from Candidatus Methanomethylophilaceae archaeon:
TTCATCGAATACGAGGGAATCCCGTTCCACTTCGCATTTTACAAGTCAAAAACTGACGACAAGCATCTGATGGTGTCCCTGACCGGAGGGAATTACGGTTCGACCCGCACCGAGGGCATGTATACGAGATGGAAATATGCGGCACGCACGGATTATTCCATACTTTGCATCGATGACCCGATGGTGTGGATGTACAAGGTCAGGTTCGGATGGTTCGGCGGCGCGAACAAAAAAGGCAAGCCGATTTGGACCATCACTTCTGAATTGATCAAGAAGATAATGGCCGCAAGCTATTCGAAGCAGCCCGAGGTAATTTTCTACTCTTCTTCTTCTGGTGGGACTGCAGCCATTCTGATATCGTCAGTGATAGGGTTCCCATGCTCCGTGGTCGCGATCAACCCGCAGCTGTATCTGCCGTTCAATCCTATGTACAAAAAAACGACGGGCGCCGGCATCCTCCATGAAGAGTTGGTAAAACAGAAAACCGTAGTCGGAATCATCAAGAATCACAAGGAAAATCATTACATCATTCTGGAGAATCTGGCCTCGTACAATGATTACGTCAGGCATCACATGCATCTTTGCGGAGAGCTGGGAATAAAACCGGCATACGGCATAACCCGCTCATCCGACAATCTGATCAGCTGGGTTTATTATGCGGCCTCCAATCAAACTCATAGGGCGCAGGATTTCGCTTCGCTCTATCCGGCTTTGGAATACTTGACAGCCAATTTCGATCGTTTCAAGGAGATCCCGTGGAACCTGTTGGATCTTTTCAACGGATACCTCCAGGACCATCACGTCCAACTCAGGGATGCCAAACTTATCGAATCAAATCTGAAACCGCCATTGGAAGATGCCGTCGAATATGCCAAATCCGGGGATTTCACATTTCTGGAAAAGATAATCGACGATTGCTCGGAAGATGAGATCAGAGACAACGAGATATTCAAGCTGATTCTGAAGTTTCCCAGCAGATCCGTTGTCTGCCTGTGCCATCTCTTCGGCAAGACCCATGACAAGGCTTTCTTGGACAAGGCCGCCCACCGCATCGTCAGAGCTCTTATAGAGGATCCCAAGACCTTTACGAATCAGATGCAACCCATACTGATGGGCTCGAATCTGACGGAAGAAGCGGCATGCTCTTTGGTCGAAGCGGCATCGTCGCGCATCGATGATGTCTTAGAGAGTATGAGGTCGTCCGAACAGATCAAAGAGATCGCATGCGCGGTTATGCTTCAGTATCTGTCGTCGGGAAAGCCGATGGATGTCATCATCGATCAGATGAAGTCCGACGGCCCGAGATCCGTCCTTTTGCTCCTGAGAGCGGTCAATAAAGAGTATCTTCTTACGCTGGCTCTCGAAACCGTCATGAAGAGCGGCATGCATTATAAATGCAAAAAGAGGGATTACGACTCAAGGAAGGAGTCGCTGCTGTCCGACTGCTCGATATTGATATCTATCCTCGAGCTGGGCGAAGAAAGATTGGTATTCAATTCGGCGGCGGTATCCCATATGCTCAACTGCATTGTCGAAAGTGGGCAGAAAAACAATGTCATCGGTGAGCAGGATATATTGGGCATCTTCAAGTCTATAAAATGCAGCGATTCGACGACCGTGGTCATCCACAGGGCGCTGGCGATGATTCTGAGGGAAGTCGACAGGATATGCACGTCAAAAGGAGTCAATTACACTCTGGCGTGCGGCTCTCTGATCGGCGCCTATCGCCACGAGGGATTCATCCCATGGGATGACGACGCCGATCTGTACATGACCCATGACGATTTCAAAGTCTTTAGGGAGGCGGCGAAGAAGAGCGAAGTCATCGATCTCATCGAATTCACGTACCACAGCAATTACTCCACCAGACTGAAGCTCCGCAATGTCCCGACCCGCTGGCTGTTCATCGACATCTTCACTTTCGATTACGTATCGGATCTGGAGAACGCTTGGGAGCTGCGCTGCGAGATGAAGAAGCAGATGAACAAGGAGATGAAAAAGTACCTCGTCGGAAACAGATTCTCCAACAAAGAGGTCAATATCCCCGGCGTCAAGAGCCTGTATAATCGCTATATCCCGATGTCCATGTCGCGTTTGGACCCCAATAACGAAAGGAAAGGGATCGTGCTGGGAATAGACAACGCTACGAGGCACAAGCACATCTACCCGATAGAAGACTATCTGCCGACAAAGCGCCTGAAATTCGAGGATATGACCTTGGCAGTCGCCAACAATTACCAGAAGATTCTGGAGGTTAATTACTCGAACGCCCTGAGCTTCCCTGAGGATATGATGACGGCCAAGCACAGGCGCACGGATCTGGATCTCACGGACATCCTGATCAGGGTCTGTAAAGACGATTCCGCCCGCAGGTCTGAGGCTCAATCAGAATCGGATGGAGGGGACTCCAAGCAGAGCTGATTGTACCGTGCCGAAACGGCAAAGGATGTCGGGAAGGGTTGGCGGCCCGCAGATTCCTGTTCCCGTTCCCGTCATCCTTATCTATATCGCGCATATACGAAGCAACCGACGGAAGGATTCAAATGACGCTCAGATTCGGAGTCCCAAACAAAGGAAGGCTGAACGAACGGACCATCGAGCTCCTCACGAAAGCGGGCCTCGATCTTGGTGACGACATCGGCAGGAAGCTGTATGTCAAGATAAAGAACCAAGACATCGAGATTATGTTCGTTCGCGCCCAGGACATCCCCGAATTCATCGCCAAAGGGGCGATCGACATGGGCATCACCGGCCTGGACCAGGTGGCCGAATCCGGGCACGATCTGAAGAATCTTCTGGATCTCGGATTCGGTTTCTGCCGCCTCTCCGTGGCGGTTCCGGAGGAATCCCCTGCCAGATCCGTCAAGGACATAAAGGACGGGAGCCGCATCGCCACGTCGTTCCCGAAGATAACGAAGAAGTACTTCGATTCGCTCGGAAAGGACGTCAGCGTCATCGTCGTGTCCGGGGCGGCCGAGATCATGCCTTATC
This window harbors:
- a CDS encoding LicD family protein, whose product is MKDKIVLSKSRVDSLSKIDVEEESWIKQYSERPWDGKEPITTGKYFIEYEGIPFHFAFYKSKTDDKHLMVSLTGGNYGSTRTEGMYTRWKYAARTDYSILCIDDPMVWMYKVRFGWFGGANKKGKPIWTITSELIKKIMAASYSKQPEVIFYSSSSGGTAAILISSVIGFPCSVVAINPQLYLPFNPMYKKTTGAGILHEELVKQKTVVGIIKNHKENHYIILENLASYNDYVRHHMHLCGELGIKPAYGITRSSDNLISWVYYAASNQTHRAQDFASLYPALEYLTANFDRFKEIPWNLLDLFNGYLQDHHVQLRDAKLIESNLKPPLEDAVEYAKSGDFTFLEKIIDDCSEDEIRDNEIFKLILKFPSRSVVCLCHLFGKTHDKAFLDKAAHRIVRALIEDPKTFTNQMQPILMGSNLTEEAACSLVEAASSRIDDVLESMRSSEQIKEIACAVMLQYLSSGKPMDVIIDQMKSDGPRSVLLLLRAVNKEYLLTLALETVMKSGMHYKCKKRDYDSRKESLLSDCSILISILELGEERLVFNSAAVSHMLNCIVESGQKNNVIGEQDILGIFKSIKCSDSTTVVIHRALAMILREVDRICTSKGVNYTLACGSLIGAYRHEGFIPWDDDADLYMTHDDFKVFREAAKKSEVIDLIEFTYHSNYSTRLKLRNVPTRWLFIDIFTFDYVSDLENAWELRCEMKKQMNKEMKKYLVGNRFSNKEVNIPGVKSLYNRYIPMSMSRLDPNNERKGIVLGIDNATRHKHIYPIEDYLPTKRLKFEDMTLAVANNYQKILEVNYSNALSFPEDMMTAKHRRTDLDLTDILIRVCKDDSARRSEAQSESDGGDSKQS
- a CDS encoding ATP phosphoribosyltransferase; amino-acid sequence: MTLRFGVPNKGRLNERTIELLTKAGLDLGDDIGRKLYVKIKNQDIEIMFVRAQDIPEFIAKGAIDMGITGLDQVAESGHDLKNLLDLGFGFCRLSVAVPEESPARSVKDIKDGSRIATSFPKITKKYFDSLGKDVSVIVVSGAAEIMPYLGISDYIVDLVSTGSTLKMNRLVEIGTIVESQAAIISSEKAMKGHGEEIDLVVSSIASVIAAEDKKYIMADVPKSALPEIERIIPGIGGPTIVPISGSGDTVAVHAVIDSDQAYRIISELKRVGAKGILTMPIERLVD